A region from the Acidimicrobiales bacterium genome encodes:
- the guaA gene encoding glutamine-hydrolyzing GMP synthase → MSSAGPLPGDPAFDTVLVVDFGAQYAQLIARRVREAHVYSEIVPHTMPAGEMLARRPKAIILSGGPKSVHVESAPAIDPDVYRSGVPVLGICYGAQLLAHQLGGSVARTGRGEYGRTPLTLLAPSVLFAEQPGEQDVWMSHFDAISSAPDGFAVTARAPDAAVAALEDASRRLYGVQFHPEVVHTERGQEILKRFLYDVCGCRPSWTRTSIIEASVEAIRAQVGSHRVLCALSGGVDSSVAAALVHKAIGSQLTCVYVDTGLMRAGESEQVEDTFRGQFQIDLVRAKAADRFLEVLDGVVDPEEKRKAIGATFIRVFEEVASDIDNARFLVQGTLYPDVIESGTDDAARIKSHHNVGGLPAEMNLELVEPLRALFKDEVRAVGEELGLPEEIVWRQPFPGPGLAVRIVGAVTPERLELLRAADAIVVEEVKRAGLYRSLWQSFAVLPGVHTVGVMGDERTYAYPVIIRAVTSDDAMTADWARLPYDLLERLSSRIINEVAGVNRVAFDVTSKPPGTIEWE, encoded by the coding sequence TTGAGCTCGGCGGGTCCCCTCCCGGGCGACCCGGCCTTCGACACGGTCCTGGTCGTCGACTTCGGGGCTCAGTACGCGCAGCTGATCGCCCGGCGGGTGCGCGAGGCGCATGTCTACTCCGAGATCGTTCCCCACACCATGCCGGCGGGCGAGATGCTGGCCCGCCGGCCCAAGGCGATCATCCTCTCCGGCGGTCCCAAGTCGGTGCACGTCGAGTCGGCGCCCGCCATCGACCCCGACGTCTACCGCTCGGGCGTGCCGGTGCTCGGCATCTGCTACGGCGCCCAGCTGCTCGCCCACCAGCTCGGGGGATCGGTGGCCCGCACCGGCCGAGGCGAGTACGGGCGGACACCGCTCACGCTGCTGGCGCCGTCGGTGCTCTTCGCCGAGCAGCCCGGCGAGCAGGACGTGTGGATGAGCCACTTCGACGCCATTTCCAGCGCCCCCGACGGGTTTGCGGTCACGGCGCGGGCCCCCGACGCCGCCGTCGCCGCCCTGGAGGACGCCAGCCGCCGGCTGTACGGGGTGCAGTTCCACCCGGAGGTCGTCCACACCGAGCGGGGCCAGGAGATCCTCAAGCGCTTCCTCTACGACGTGTGCGGCTGTCGTCCGAGCTGGACCCGCACCTCGATCATCGAGGCGTCGGTGGAGGCGATCCGGGCTCAGGTCGGGTCCCATCGCGTGCTGTGCGCCCTCTCCGGGGGCGTCGACTCGAGCGTCGCCGCCGCGCTCGTCCACAAGGCGATCGGTTCCCAGCTGACCTGTGTGTACGTCGACACCGGGCTCATGCGGGCGGGAGAGTCGGAGCAGGTGGAGGACACCTTCCGCGGTCAGTTCCAGATCGACCTGGTGCGGGCCAAGGCTGCCGACCGGTTCCTCGAGGTGCTGGACGGGGTGGTGGATCCCGAGGAGAAGCGCAAGGCCATCGGCGCCACTTTCATCCGGGTCTTCGAAGAGGTCGCGAGTGACATCGACAACGCCCGGTTCCTCGTCCAGGGCACGTTGTACCCCGACGTCATCGAGTCGGGCACCGATGACGCGGCCAGGATCAAGTCCCACCACAACGTGGGGGGCCTACCCGCCGAGATGAACCTCGAGCTGGTCGAGCCCCTGCGCGCCCTGTTCAAGGACGAGGTGCGGGCAGTGGGCGAGGAGCTGGGCCTGCCCGAGGAGATCGTGTGGCGTCAGCCGTTCCCAGGTCCCGGGCTGGCCGTGCGCATCGTCGGCGCCGTGACGCCCGAGCGGCTCGAGCTGCTGCGGGCGGCCGACGCCATCGTCGTCGAGGAGGTGAAGCGGGCCGGCCTGTACCGCAGCCTGTGGCAGAGCTTCGCCGTCCTGCCCGGCGTGCACACCGTGGGGGTGATGGGTGACGAGCGGACCTACGCCTATCCGGTCATCATCCGCGCCGTCACGTCGGACGACGCCATGACGGCCGACTGGGCCCGCCTCCCGTACGACCTCCTCGAGCGGCTGTCGAGCCGGATCATCAACGAGGTGGCCGGCGTCAACCGGGTCGCGTTCGACGTCACGTCGAAGCCGCCAGGCACCATCGAGTGGGAGTGA
- a CDS encoding GuaB3 family IMP dehydrogenase-related protein, with amino-acid sequence MAEVEIGIGKSGRRAYGFDDIAIVPSRRTRDPEEVDISWEIDAYRFELPLMAAAMDGVTSPAIAAQVGQLGGTGVLNLEGLWTRYEDPEPLFEEISHLDDDKATARMQQIYTEPINPELVTARIREIKSAGVVSCAAVTPQRTKSLAPAILEAELDLLVIQGTVVSAEHVSKSTEPLNLKRFIREFDIPVIVGGCASYQAALHLMRTGAVGILVGVGPGNACTSRGVLGVGVPQATAIADGAGARIRHLDETGVYCHVIADGGMSRGGDVAKAIACGADAVMLGSPLAAANEAPGRGYHWGMATFHPTLPRGARIRTGMRGTMSEILLGPAHENDGRFNLFGALRTSMATTGYETVKEFQKAEVMVAPALQTEGKAAQRSQGVGMGHP; translated from the coding sequence ATGGCTGAGGTCGAGATCGGCATCGGCAAGTCGGGTCGGCGGGCGTACGGGTTCGACGACATCGCCATCGTCCCGAGCCGGCGGACCCGCGATCCCGAGGAGGTGGACATCTCCTGGGAGATCGACGCCTACCGGTTCGAGCTCCCGCTCATGGCCGCGGCCATGGACGGCGTGACGAGTCCCGCCATCGCCGCGCAGGTGGGCCAGCTCGGCGGGACCGGTGTCCTCAACCTCGAGGGGCTGTGGACCAGGTACGAGGACCCCGAGCCCCTGTTCGAGGAGATCTCCCACCTCGACGACGACAAGGCGACGGCCCGCATGCAGCAGATCTACACCGAGCCCATCAATCCCGAGCTCGTCACGGCCCGTATCCGGGAGATCAAGAGCGCGGGGGTGGTGTCGTGCGCGGCCGTGACCCCGCAGCGGACGAAGAGCCTCGCGCCGGCCATCCTGGAGGCCGAGCTCGACCTGCTCGTGATCCAGGGGACTGTGGTGTCGGCGGAGCACGTCTCGAAGAGCACCGAGCCGCTCAATCTCAAGCGCTTCATCCGGGAGTTCGACATCCCGGTGATCGTCGGTGGTTGCGCCTCCTACCAGGCGGCCCTGCACCTGATGCGCACCGGCGCCGTGGGCATCCTCGTGGGTGTGGGGCCCGGCAACGCCTGCACCAGCCGGGGCGTGCTGGGCGTCGGCGTACCCCAGGCCACGGCCATCGCCGACGGTGCCGGAGCCCGCATCCGCCACCTCGACGAGACCGGCGTGTACTGCCACGTCATCGCCGACGGCGGCATGAGCCGCGGCGGCGACGTGGCCAAGGCCATCGCCTGCGGCGCCGACGCGGTGATGCTGGGCTCGCCGCTCGCCGCCGCCAATGAGGCGCCCGGCCGCGGCTACCACTGGGGCATGGCCACGTTCCACCCCACCCTGCCGCGGGGCGCCAGGATCCGCACGGGCATGAGAGGGACGATGAGCGAGATCCTCCTGGGACCGGCGCACGAGAACGACGGCCGCTTCAACCTCTTCGGCGCGCTGCGCACCTCGATGGCGACCACCGGCTACGAGACGGTCAAGGAGTTCCAGAAGGCCGAGGTCATGGTGGCGCCCGCCCTCCAGACCGAGGGCAAGGCGGCCCAGCGGTCACAGGGCGTCGGTATGGGGCACCCTTGA
- a CDS encoding CoA pyrophosphatase, which produces MGSGEQLIPRPDGARPGAPAPWAKVEPDLRRGVTMERVRAGLRRQDPTTPETVARLEADPNGEAGVLVALFEEAGETRVILTRRAAHLRSHTGQVAFPGGRLEPGEDALAGALREAHEEVGLDPGQVEVLGQLAPLATVSSGSRITPFVGALARRPRLTPNPGEVARTFDVSLAQLVTDDVYREERWDLPGQKDRPMHFFEIDGETIWGATARILTELLELVVGGG; this is translated from the coding sequence GTGGGGTCGGGCGAGCAGCTGATCCCCCGTCCCGACGGGGCCCGCCCTGGCGCGCCGGCTCCGTGGGCGAAGGTGGAACCTGATCTCAGGCGGGGCGTCACCATGGAGCGGGTGCGGGCAGGGCTGCGCCGGCAAGATCCGACGACTCCCGAGACGGTGGCGAGGCTGGAGGCGGACCCGAACGGCGAGGCCGGCGTGCTCGTCGCACTCTTCGAGGAGGCCGGGGAGACCAGGGTGATCCTGACCAGGCGCGCCGCCCACCTCCGCTCGCACACCGGTCAGGTGGCCTTCCCGGGGGGGCGGCTGGAGCCGGGAGAGGATGCGCTGGCCGGCGCCCTGCGGGAGGCCCATGAGGAGGTCGGCCTCGATCCGGGCCAGGTCGAGGTGCTGGGGCAGCTGGCCCCGCTGGCGACCGTGTCGAGCGGGTCGAGGATCACGCCGTTCGTGGGGGCGCTGGCGCGACGTCCGCGCCTGACGCCCAACCCCGGCGAGGTGGCTCGCACCTTCGACGTCAGCCTGGCCCAGCTGGTCACCGACGACGTGTACCGCGAAGAGCGCTGGGACCTCCCAGGCCAGAAGGACCGACCGATGCACTTCTTCGAGATCGACGGCGAGACGATCTGGGGCGCCACGGCCCGCATCCTCACCGAGCTCCTGGAGCTGGTGGTCGGCGGGGGCTGA
- the groL gene encoding chaperonin GroEL (60 kDa chaperone family; promotes refolding of misfolded polypeptides especially under stressful conditions; forms two stacked rings of heptamers to form a barrel-shaped 14mer; ends can be capped by GroES; misfolded proteins enter the barrel where they are refolded when GroES binds), which produces MPKILKFDESARRGLEAGVNKLADSVKVTLGPKGRNVVLDKKFGAPTITNDGVTIAREVELEDAFENMGAQLVKEVATKTNDVAGDGTTTATVLAQALVREGLRNVAAGASPAALKRGIDTAVAAAVSSILDQAKEIDDRSEIAQVAAISAADASIGEVLADAIDRVGKDGTVTVEESNTFGLELDFTEGMQFDKGFLSPYFVTDAERQEAVLDDPLILITNQKISAVHDLVPVLEKVMQGGKPLLIIAEDVEGEALATLVVNKIRGTFNSVAVKAPGFGERRKAMLEDMAVLTGGQVISEEIGLKLENATLDLLGHARRVIVTKDDTTIIEGAGSEDDIKGRIAQIKREIEDTDSDWDREKLQERLAKLAGGVAVVKVGAATEVELKEKKHRIEDALSATRAAIEEGVVAGGGTALIRSRSAIDTAAKGLSGDEATGADIVRKALEEPTRWIAANAGLEGAVVVRQVESESGTIGLNAITGAFEDLLKAGVIDPAKVTRSALQNAASIAGLLLTTEVLVADKPEKGPDPAAAAAAAAGGGMGGMGGMGGMGGMM; this is translated from the coding sequence ATGCCCAAGATCCTCAAGTTCGACGAGAGTGCCCGGCGCGGGCTCGAGGCCGGCGTCAACAAGCTCGCCGACTCGGTCAAGGTCACGCTGGGCCCGAAGGGCCGCAACGTGGTCCTCGACAAGAAGTTCGGCGCTCCCACCATCACCAACGACGGCGTGACGATCGCCCGTGAGGTGGAGCTGGAGGACGCCTTCGAGAACATGGGCGCCCAGCTGGTCAAGGAGGTCGCCACCAAGACCAACGACGTGGCCGGCGACGGCACGACCACGGCGACGGTCCTGGCCCAGGCGCTGGTCCGGGAGGGCCTGCGCAACGTGGCCGCCGGCGCCAGCCCGGCCGCGCTCAAGCGGGGCATCGACACGGCCGTGGCCGCGGCGGTCAGCTCCATCCTGGACCAGGCCAAGGAGATCGACGACCGGAGCGAGATCGCCCAGGTCGCCGCCATCTCGGCCGCCGACGCATCCATCGGCGAGGTCCTGGCCGACGCCATCGACCGGGTGGGCAAGGACGGCACGGTGACCGTCGAGGAGTCGAACACCTTCGGCCTGGAGCTGGACTTCACCGAGGGCATGCAGTTCGACAAGGGCTTCCTGTCCCCGTACTTCGTGACCGATGCCGAGCGCCAGGAGGCCGTCCTCGACGACCCCCTCATCCTCATCACCAATCAGAAGATCAGCGCCGTCCACGACCTCGTCCCCGTGCTCGAGAAGGTCATGCAGGGCGGCAAGCCGTTGCTCATCATCGCTGAGGACGTGGAGGGCGAGGCCCTCGCCACCCTGGTCGTGAACAAGATCCGGGGCACGTTCAACTCCGTCGCCGTGAAGGCGCCCGGGTTCGGCGAGCGCCGCAAGGCGATGCTCGAGGACATGGCCGTCCTCACTGGCGGTCAGGTCATCTCCGAGGAGATCGGCCTCAAGCTGGAGAACGCCACCCTCGACCTGCTGGGCCATGCGCGCCGGGTCATCGTGACCAAGGACGACACCACGATCATCGAGGGTGCCGGCAGCGAGGACGACATCAAGGGGCGCATCGCCCAGATCAAGCGGGAGATCGAGGACACCGACTCCGACTGGGACCGGGAGAAGCTCCAGGAGCGACTGGCCAAGCTGGCCGGCGGTGTTGCCGTCGTCAAGGTCGGCGCCGCCACCGAGGTGGAGCTCAAGGAGAAGAAGCACCGCATCGAGGACGCCCTGTCGGCGACCCGGGCGGCCATCGAGGAAGGTGTGGTCGCTGGTGGGGGTACCGCCCTCATCCGCAGCCGCAGCGCCATCGACACGGCCGCCAAGGGCCTCAGCGGTGACGAGGCCACGGGCGCCGACATCGTGCGCAAGGCCCTCGAGGAGCCCACACGGTGGATCGCCGCCAACGCCGGACTCGAGGGCGCCGTGGTCGTGCGCCAAGTCGAGTCCGAGAGCGGCACGATCGGCCTCAACGCCATCACCGGTGCCTTCGAGGACCTCCTGAAGGCCGGGGTCATCGACCCCGCCAAGGTGACCCGATCAGCCCTGCAGAACGCCGCCTCCATCGCTGGCCTGCTCCTCACCACCGAGGTGCTGGTGGCGGACAAGCCTGAGAAGGGCCCCGATCCCGCCGCCGCCGCGGCCGCCGCTGCCGGCGGTGGCATGGGCGGCATGGGCGGAATGGGTGGCATGGGCGGGATGATGTAA
- the groES gene encoding co-chaperone GroES has product MNLQPLDDRIVVRPSESEETTASGLVIPDTAKEKPQQGEVLAVGPGRRSENTGELIPLEVAVGDTVVYSKYGGTEIVIEGEDLLILTGRDVLAKTTGKKGKK; this is encoded by the coding sequence ATGAACCTACAGCCCCTCGACGACAGGATCGTCGTGCGCCCCAGCGAGTCGGAGGAGACCACGGCTTCGGGCCTGGTGATCCCCGACACCGCCAAAGAGAAGCCCCAGCAGGGCGAGGTACTGGCGGTGGGCCCCGGACGGCGATCGGAGAACACCGGCGAGCTGATCCCGCTCGAGGTCGCAGTGGGCGACACGGTCGTGTACTCCAAGTACGGCGGGACCGAGATCGTCATCGAGGGCGAGGACCTGCTGATCCTCACCGGCCGTGACGTCCTGGCCAAGACGACCGGCAAGAAGGGCAAGAAGTAA
- the tsaD gene encoding tRNA (adenosine(37)-N6)-threonylcarbamoyltransferase complex transferase subunit TsaD: MTPPARILGIETSCDETAAAVVADGNRVLSSVVSSQVDIHARYGGVVPEIAGRAHVDLLTPVIAEALVEAGLDARGAEDGDGAPGVAAVAATVGPGLVGSLLVGVSAAKSLALVWDVPFVAVNHLEAHLYAAFLEEPDLELPLVVLLVSGGHTLLVAMEDHGRYRLLGQTIDDAAGEAFDKVARFLGLGYPGGPVIDSQAARGRGDAIAFPRALFDDGLDFSFSGLKTAVITYVRKHPDVSIPDVAASFQEAVVDVLVAKARRAAAAVGARGLCLAGGVAANSVLRERILDACIADGLRAFVPSRSMCTDNAAMVAAAGWWRLRSDGPSSLETGADPGLRLADAR, from the coding sequence GTGACCCCGCCGGCGCGCATCCTGGGCATCGAGACCTCCTGCGACGAGACGGCCGCGGCGGTCGTCGCCGACGGCAACCGGGTGCTCTCCTCGGTGGTGAGCAGCCAGGTGGACATCCACGCCCGCTACGGCGGTGTCGTGCCCGAGATCGCCGGACGGGCGCACGTCGACCTCCTGACGCCGGTCATCGCCGAAGCGCTGGTGGAGGCGGGGCTCGACGCCCGCGGCGCCGAGGACGGCGACGGCGCTCCCGGCGTGGCCGCCGTGGCGGCCACCGTCGGTCCAGGCCTGGTCGGGTCCCTCCTGGTCGGGGTCAGCGCGGCCAAGTCGCTGGCGCTGGTGTGGGACGTGCCCTTCGTCGCCGTGAACCACCTGGAGGCGCACCTGTACGCCGCCTTCCTGGAAGAGCCGGATCTCGAGTTGCCGCTGGTCGTCCTGCTGGTCTCGGGTGGCCACACCCTCCTCGTGGCGATGGAGGACCACGGGCGCTATCGGCTGTTGGGACAGACCATCGACGACGCGGCGGGAGAGGCGTTCGACAAGGTGGCTCGCTTCCTCGGCCTCGGCTACCCGGGCGGCCCCGTCATCGACAGCCAGGCCGCCCGTGGGCGGGGCGACGCCATCGCATTCCCCCGCGCCCTGTTCGACGATGGCCTCGACTTCTCGTTCAGCGGCCTCAAGACGGCCGTGATCACCTACGTGCGCAAGCACCCCGACGTGTCCATCCCCGACGTGGCCGCCTCCTTCCAGGAGGCCGTGGTGGACGTGCTGGTCGCCAAGGCCCGGCGGGCGGCGGCGGCCGTGGGCGCCCGGGGGCTGTGCCTCGCCGGCGGGGTGGCGGCCAACTCGGTCCTGCGGGAGCGGATCCTCGACGCCTGCATCGCCGACGGCCTGCGCGCCTTCGTCCCCAGCCGCTCGATGTGCACCGACAACGCGGCCATGGTGGCCGCGGCAGGATGGTGGCGGCTGCGAAGCGACGGTCCCAGCTCGCTCGAGACCGGGGCCGACCCCGGGCTGCGGCTGGCCGACGCCCGCTGA
- the rimI gene encoding ribosomal protein S18-alanine N-acetyltransferase gives MAAARVPDDNARRPFVPPRRPTVPEVQILSMRRRHLRSVLRIEAQVYPRPWSLSLFMSELALRTTRAYHVARAEGTVVGYSGLMFSGADAHVTTIAVDPAWQRHKVGTRLMLNMAWLARHRGARNLTLEVRVANRVAQALYYRFGFQPAGIRKNYYAETNEDALVMWVDDIDTDDYARRLDALEAGLGSTAVGEERW, from the coding sequence GTGGCTGCTGCTCGCGTCCCCGACGACAACGCCCGACGCCCGTTCGTCCCACCCCGGCGCCCGACGGTGCCCGAGGTGCAGATCCTGTCCATGCGACGCCGGCACCTCCGTTCCGTGTTGCGTATCGAGGCCCAGGTCTATCCCCGCCCGTGGTCGCTGAGCCTCTTCATGAGCGAGCTCGCCCTGCGCACCACACGCGCCTACCACGTCGCCCGGGCCGAGGGAACCGTCGTCGGCTATTCGGGCCTGATGTTCAGCGGCGCCGACGCCCACGTCACCACCATCGCCGTCGATCCGGCGTGGCAGCGACACAAGGTCGGCACCCGACTCATGCTCAACATGGCCTGGCTGGCCCGACATCGAGGAGCCCGCAACCTCACCCTGGAGGTGCGGGTCGCCAATCGCGTCGCCCAGGCGCTCTACTACCGGTTCGGGTTCCAGCCCGCCGGCATCCGCAAGAACTACTACGCCGAGACCAACGAGGATGCCCTGGTCATGTGGGTGGACGACATCGACACCGATGACTACGCCCGCCGCCTGGATGCCCTGGAGGCGGGGCTCGGCTCGACAGCGGTGGGCGAGGAGCGGTGGTGA
- the tsaB gene encoding tRNA (adenosine(37)-N6)-threonylcarbamoyltransferase complex dimerization subunit type 1 TsaB: MIILGIETATQQVGVAVGGQEGVIASFGAARGRRHAETLAPAIDFVCRQAQVELREVSVVAVDVGPGLFTGLRVGVAAAKATAQALRVPMIGLSSLDLLAFPMRHTRRLIAAVIDARRGEVYSALYRQVQGGVQRLSDYRLQPPAELACELEASGDECLVVGDGAVRHADLLAVDSRIELGGLGYAHPQASALVELSHPRALREEFVQPRDLRVLYLRKSDAEINWDQRRPAGRPGPGSAGDGESARPTGPEGDGAPVPGRG, from the coding sequence GTGATCATCCTCGGCATCGAGACCGCCACCCAGCAGGTCGGCGTGGCCGTGGGCGGCCAGGAGGGCGTGATCGCCTCCTTCGGCGCGGCGCGCGGGCGTCGCCACGCCGAGACCCTCGCTCCCGCCATCGACTTCGTGTGCCGCCAGGCCCAGGTGGAGTTGCGGGAGGTGAGCGTCGTGGCCGTCGACGTGGGCCCCGGGCTCTTCACCGGCCTGCGGGTGGGCGTGGCGGCGGCGAAGGCGACGGCCCAGGCCCTCAGGGTGCCGATGATCGGGCTGTCCAGCCTGGATCTGCTCGCCTTTCCGATGCGGCACACCCGCAGGCTCATCGCCGCCGTCATCGACGCCCGGCGGGGGGAGGTCTACAGCGCCCTTTACCGCCAGGTCCAAGGTGGCGTCCAGCGGCTGTCCGACTACCGGCTCCAGCCGCCCGCCGAGCTGGCCTGCGAGCTCGAGGCCAGCGGCGATGAGTGCCTGGTGGTGGGCGACGGGGCGGTCCGCCACGCGGACCTGCTTGCCGTGGACAGCCGCATCGAGCTGGGTGGGCTCGGGTACGCCCATCCGCAGGCCTCGGCGCTGGTCGAGCTGTCCCATCCCCGCGCCCTCCGCGAGGAGTTCGTGCAGCCGCGCGACCTACGGGTCCTCTACCTGCGCAAGTCCGACGCGGAGATCAACTGGGACCAGCGCCGCCCCGCGGGCCGACCTGGACCGGGCTCGGCTGGCGACGGGGAATCGGCGCGCCCGACCGGCCCGGAGGGCGACGGCGCCCCGGTCCCGGGGCGGGGCTGA